Proteins co-encoded in one Pseudomonas fluorescens genomic window:
- a CDS encoding murein L,D-transpeptidase catalytic domain family protein, with protein MLTFLRRLLLTATAIGLVTSQVFAAGTSQPVLYSSLAHAAPELNPQALKGALNAMQCAINNGAKQSRHLAIIDYSQPSTERRLWIFDLTQKKLILRDLVAHGSNSGDNFATRFSNREGSFQSSLGLFRTQESYEGTHGYSLRMDGLEPGVNDMARDRAIVIHAADYVNLFWSKRTGRLGRSQGCPAVRPQVARRVIDSLKDGQYMFSWYPDQHWLKSSPYLNCQPQQIASILSTHGS; from the coding sequence ATGTTGACGTTTTTGCGCCGACTTCTGCTGACTGCCACTGCCATCGGGCTGGTGACCAGTCAGGTTTTTGCCGCCGGCACCTCGCAGCCGGTTCTCTATAGCAGCCTCGCCCACGCCGCTCCGGAACTCAATCCCCAGGCGCTTAAAGGTGCCCTGAACGCCATGCAATGCGCAATCAACAACGGCGCGAAGCAGTCCCGGCACCTGGCGATCATCGATTATTCGCAACCGTCCACCGAGCGGCGCCTGTGGATCTTCGACCTGACGCAGAAAAAACTGATCCTGCGCGACCTGGTCGCCCACGGCTCAAACTCCGGGGACAACTTCGCCACCCGGTTCTCCAACCGTGAAGGCAGCTTTCAATCCAGCCTCGGCCTGTTCCGCACCCAGGAAAGTTACGAAGGCACCCACGGTTATTCGCTGCGCATGGACGGTCTGGAGCCGGGCGTCAACGACATGGCCCGCGATCGCGCCATCGTGATCCATGCCGCCGACTACGTGAATCTGTTCTGGAGCAAACGTACGGGCCGACTGGGTCGCAGCCAGGGTTGCCCGGCGGTGCGGCCGCAGGTCGCCAGACGGGTGATCGACAGCCTGAAGGACGGGCAGTACATGTTTTCCTGGTATCCGGACCAGCATTGGCTGAAGTCCTCGCCGTACCTCAACTGCCAGCCACAGCAGATTGCGAGCATTCTCAGCACTCACGGCAGCTGA
- a CDS encoding heavy metal sensor histidine kinase, giving the protein MKIAGTYSLTLRLALVFAVLAFASLAGLGAALYNQLEEQLTRRDDIQLVSRIDQLRTILNDSNTLELIQNKPALFQNMLGNREALLTIGAPGQPPLFVVNPSNLTLPTVPAVPINHVMALNDVQHLPSINGVPFSAVAANIDSGDQGNLQVLIGKVMSERTAMLASYRLSVYGLASLAAIVLALVGCLLVYRGLLPLRRIARHAHGIGIANLGERLDRHGTPRELQPMIEAFNAMLDRLDRGVAQLSQVSTDMAHELRTPINNLLGETQVALQQHRSVDAYQQLLASNVEELERLARMLDNMLFLARTDPTSALSQRQELDACDEMQRIADYFEGLAADVGVTIEASGSGVIWAEPMLLRRALANLCANAIKYGAADSTLQVEAIAEADGSYLRVRNHGATIPPEHLSRLFERFYRVDPSRERSAQSNGLGLSIVATIMQLHQGRYSVTSVDGVTCFELFFPARQLRD; this is encoded by the coding sequence ATGAAAATCGCCGGCACGTATTCCCTGACGCTGCGCCTGGCGCTGGTGTTCGCGGTGCTCGCCTTCGCGTCTCTGGCGGGCCTGGGCGCGGCGCTTTACAACCAGCTGGAAGAACAACTGACCCGCCGCGACGACATCCAGTTGGTCAGCCGCATCGATCAGTTGCGCACCATCCTCAACGACAGCAACACCCTTGAACTGATCCAGAACAAACCGGCGCTGTTCCAGAACATGCTCGGCAACCGCGAAGCGCTGTTGACCATCGGCGCACCGGGGCAACCGCCCTTGTTCGTGGTCAATCCCAGCAACCTGACATTGCCGACCGTGCCCGCCGTGCCGATCAACCATGTGATGGCCCTCAACGATGTGCAGCACCTGCCGAGCATCAACGGCGTGCCGTTCTCGGCGGTGGCGGCCAATATCGACTCCGGCGATCAGGGCAATCTGCAAGTGCTGATCGGCAAGGTGATGAGCGAGCGCACGGCGATGCTCGCCAGCTATCGACTCAGCGTGTATGGCCTGGCGTCACTGGCGGCGATTGTCCTGGCGCTGGTTGGCTGTCTGCTGGTGTATCGCGGCCTGCTGCCGCTGCGGCGGATTGCCCGGCATGCCCACGGGATCGGCATCGCCAACCTCGGTGAACGCCTCGACCGCCACGGCACGCCCCGGGAATTGCAGCCGATGATCGAAGCCTTCAATGCGATGCTGGACCGGCTCGACCGAGGTGTTGCGCAACTGAGCCAGGTCTCCACTGACATGGCCCACGAGCTGCGCACGCCGATCAACAACCTGCTCGGCGAAACCCAGGTCGCCCTGCAACAGCACCGCAGTGTCGACGCCTACCAGCAGTTGCTCGCCTCCAACGTCGAAGAGCTCGAACGGCTGGCGCGGATGCTCGACAACATGCTGTTTCTCGCCCGCACTGACCCAACCAGCGCGCTGAGCCAGCGGCAGGAGCTGGACGCCTGCGATGAGATGCAACGCATTGCCGATTACTTCGAAGGGCTGGCGGCGGACGTTGGCGTCACCATCGAGGCCAGTGGCAGCGGCGTGATCTGGGCCGAGCCGATGCTGCTGCGCCGGGCGCTGGCCAATCTGTGCGCCAACGCGATCAAGTACGGCGCGGCGGATTCGACGTTGCAGGTCGAAGCCATCGCCGAAGCGGATGGCAGCTACCTGCGAGTGCGCAATCACGGGGCGACGATTCCCCCCGAGCATCTGTCGCGACTGTTCGAGCGGTTCTACCGCGTCGATCCGTCTCGCGAACGCTCGGCCCAATCCAACGGTCTGGGCCTGTCGATTGTCGCGACCATCATGCAGTTGCATCAGGGCCGCTACAGCGTCACCAGCGTTGACGGCGTCACCTGCTTTGAGCTGTTCTTTCCGGCCCGCCAACTTCGGGATTGA
- a CDS encoding heavy metal response regulator transcription factor → MNILVVEDEPKAGNYLLNGLQELGYSVSLARDGADGLHLALEFDFDVIVLDVMMPKMDGWEVLRRLRKEAHTPVLFLTARDDIADRVKGLELGADDYLIKPFSFAELVARLRTLTRRGPIHEEEQLQVADLQIDVLKRRVTRAGSRITLTNKEFALLQLFATHEGQVLSRSLIASRVWDMNFDSDTNVVDVAVRRLRAKIDDPFPLKLIHSVRGIGYRFDTQP, encoded by the coding sequence ATGAACATCCTTGTCGTCGAAGATGAACCCAAGGCCGGCAACTACTTGCTCAACGGCTTGCAGGAACTGGGCTACAGCGTGAGCCTGGCCCGGGACGGCGCCGACGGTCTGCACCTGGCACTGGAATTCGATTTCGACGTGATCGTGCTGGACGTGATGATGCCGAAAATGGATGGCTGGGAAGTCCTGCGCCGGCTGCGCAAGGAAGCCCACACGCCGGTGCTGTTCCTCACCGCCCGGGACGACATCGCCGACCGGGTCAAGGGCCTGGAGCTGGGCGCCGACGATTACCTGATCAAACCGTTTTCCTTCGCCGAACTGGTGGCGCGCCTGCGCACCCTGACCCGGCGCGGGCCGATTCACGAAGAAGAGCAATTGCAGGTGGCCGATCTGCAGATCGATGTGCTCAAGCGCCGGGTCACCCGCGCCGGCAGCCGGATCACCCTGACCAACAAGGAGTTCGCCCTGCTGCAACTGTTCGCCACCCACGAAGGGCAAGTGCTGTCGCGCTCGCTGATCGCCTCGCGGGTGTGGGACATGAATTTCGACAGCGACACCAATGTGGTCGATGTCGCCGTGCGCCGCCTGCGGGCGAAGATCGATGATCCGTTCCCGCTCAAGCTGATCCACAGCGTGCGCGGCATCGGCTACCGCTTCGATACCCAGCCATGA
- a CDS encoding MFS transporter: MHRESLSPSARWALTSLALSMLMPSLDTSIANAGLPTLAAAFDATFQQVQWIVLAYLLAVTTLIVSVGRLGDGFGRRRLLLIGIGIFSAASLACALAPSLAWLIGARAVQGLGAAIMFALTVALVADAVPKSRAGSAMGLLATMSATGTTLGPSLGGLLMAHVGWQSIFVINVPLGLLNGWLVYRYLPKDRSARTGMAFDYPGTAVLMLTLAAYALAMTVEGFTPALLLLSLLGVGLFVLVEKRSKAPLIHLSLFTDTRISSSLALTLLVTTVMMTTLVVGPFYLSRGLGLSSTQVGLVLSVGPLLAAFSGVPAGRLVDRFGARRVVPGALLGLGCGCGLLALLPMSLGVLAYVLPITVVALSYALFQAANNTGLMSGVAQDQRGVVSAMLGLSRNLGLITGAAAMGAVFALATDDPTQASTEVIASGLHVTFGVATVLMIAALGLGCSPVGASLLAMRSVRR, translated from the coding sequence ATGCACCGAGAATCCCTGAGTCCTTCCGCCCGCTGGGCGCTGACCAGTCTGGCGCTGTCGATGTTGATGCCGTCGCTGGACACCAGCATCGCCAACGCCGGATTGCCCACGTTGGCGGCGGCATTCGATGCGACGTTTCAACAAGTGCAGTGGATCGTGCTGGCCTATCTGCTGGCGGTCACCACGTTGATTGTCAGCGTCGGGCGGCTGGGTGACGGCTTCGGGCGGCGGCGCTTGCTGTTGATCGGCATCGGTATTTTCAGCGCCGCTTCCCTGGCTTGCGCACTGGCGCCGAGCCTCGCCTGGCTGATCGGCGCGCGGGCGGTGCAAGGCCTGGGCGCGGCGATCATGTTCGCGCTGACGGTGGCGCTGGTGGCCGATGCGGTGCCCAAATCCCGGGCCGGCAGTGCGATGGGCTTGCTGGCCACGATGTCGGCGACCGGCACCACCCTCGGGCCGTCGCTCGGTGGGCTGTTGATGGCGCATGTTGGCTGGCAGTCGATCTTTGTAATCAACGTGCCGTTGGGATTGCTCAATGGCTGGCTGGTGTATCGCTATCTGCCGAAGGATCGAAGCGCTCGCACGGGTATGGCGTTCGATTATCCCGGCACCGCCGTGCTGATGCTGACATTGGCGGCTTATGCGTTGGCGATGACGGTTGAAGGATTCACCCCGGCATTGCTCTTGCTCAGCCTGTTGGGTGTTGGGTTGTTCGTCCTGGTCGAAAAACGGAGCAAGGCACCGCTGATTCACTTGTCATTGTTCACCGATACGCGAATCAGCAGCAGTCTTGCGCTGACCTTGCTGGTGACGACGGTGATGATGACCACGCTGGTGGTCGGGCCGTTTTATCTGAGCCGAGGCTTGGGCCTCAGCAGTACTCAGGTCGGCCTGGTGTTGTCGGTCGGGCCGTTGCTGGCGGCGTTCAGCGGCGTACCGGCCGGGCGTCTGGTGGATCGTTTCGGCGCGCGGCGGGTGGTGCCCGGCGCTTTGCTCGGCCTGGGCTGCGGTTGCGGTTTGTTGGCGCTGTTGCCGATGAGTCTCGGAGTGCTTGCGTATGTGCTGCCGATCACGGTGGTGGCCTTGAGTTATGCGTTGTTCCAGGCCGCCAACAACACCGGGTTGATGTCCGGCGTCGCGCAGGATCAGCGCGGCGTGGTCTCGGCCATGCTCGGGTTGTCGCGCAATCTGGGCTTGATCACCGGGGCGGCGGCGATGGGCGCGGTGTTTGCCCTGGCCACGGACGATCCGACTCAGGCATCGACTGAAGTGATTGCCAGCGGATTACATGTCACTTTTGGTGTTGCCACGGTGTTAATGATCGCTGCCCTCGGCCTTGGCTGCAGCCCTGTGGGAGCGAGCCTGCTCGCGATGCGGAGTGTCCGGCGCTGA
- a CDS encoding DUF2790 domain-containing protein — MKTLILAFTALLATGSVFAAEMPEHTVIHDTNGFYVHLDVDKVLSSTDISQACGIIPARLNYLDHQGREHVLDYQVQGSGCTNDH; from the coding sequence ATGAAAACCCTGATCCTGGCCTTCACCGCCCTCCTCGCCACCGGCTCCGTGTTCGCCGCCGAAATGCCCGAGCACACGGTCATTCACGACACCAACGGCTTTTACGTGCATCTGGATGTCGACAAAGTCCTTTCCAGCACCGATATTTCCCAGGCCTGCGGCATCATCCCCGCCCGGCTCAATTACCTCGACCACCAGGGCCGCGAACATGTGCTGGACTATCAAGTGCAAGGCAGCGGCTGCACGAATGATCATTGA
- a CDS encoding L,D-transpeptidase family protein, giving the protein MFKKYACYLSICLLAAPFVACAEEPLPALPAQVPVEPQSPLHAVLIGLPQACPAIAARLSGPALEQLQSFYQQQDWMPVWAAAGQLPALHAQLQLLADDGLNPKRYPVADTAPQDGELCADIDISRNYLQALQDLHYGRLLQSHFEPLWHADDTPRDRQAELLAIAVPGMHDVAAAFDLARPRLAQYQNLRHLYAAQRLQALPHWQSVGNGPLLRPDMEDKRVPELARRLYSEGYLSHVVGTPDNAYHGVLVEAVKSFQASHSLQADGVVGPGTIAEMNISPLTRREQLRVNLERFRWLAQDMEPDGLLVNVAAAELTLYQGGLPVWQTRTQVGRAERQTPLLKSRVTRLTLNPTWTVPPTIWKEDKLPEIRKDQTFLSRQNLQVLDANGQPLAAADIDWDNPGNILLRQDAGPRNPLGQMVIRFPNPFSVYLHDTPSKALFDKGPRAFSSGCVRVEHPMKLRDFLLSPAERARTDTLLATGTTHEFRLSNPVPILMTYWTAQVDGQGRLVYAPDIYSRDSALLAGLDRAP; this is encoded by the coding sequence TTGTTCAAAAAGTACGCATGCTACTTGAGCATTTGTTTGCTCGCTGCGCCGTTTGTCGCTTGCGCCGAAGAGCCATTGCCGGCACTCCCGGCGCAAGTGCCCGTGGAGCCGCAAAGTCCGTTGCACGCCGTGCTGATCGGTTTGCCGCAGGCTTGCCCGGCGATTGCCGCCCGTCTCAGCGGCCCGGCCCTGGAGCAGTTGCAGTCCTTCTACCAGCAGCAGGACTGGATGCCGGTCTGGGCGGCGGCCGGGCAATTGCCGGCCTTGCACGCGCAATTGCAGCTGTTGGCCGACGATGGCCTCAATCCGAAACGCTATCCGGTCGCCGACACGGCCCCGCAGGATGGCGAGCTGTGCGCTGACATCGACATCAGCCGCAACTACCTGCAGGCCTTGCAGGACCTGCATTACGGTCGCCTTCTGCAGTCTCACTTCGAGCCGCTTTGGCATGCCGACGATACGCCCCGTGACCGACAGGCGGAGCTGCTCGCCATCGCCGTGCCGGGCATGCATGACGTTGCCGCCGCCTTCGATCTGGCCCGCCCGCGCCTGGCGCAATACCAGAATCTGCGCCACCTCTATGCCGCGCAACGCCTGCAGGCCTTGCCGCACTGGCAATCGGTGGGCAACGGGCCGCTGCTGCGCCCGGACATGGAAGACAAACGCGTGCCGGAACTTGCCAGGCGGCTGTACAGCGAAGGTTATTTGAGCCATGTGGTCGGCACGCCGGACAACGCTTATCACGGTGTTTTGGTGGAGGCCGTGAAAAGCTTCCAGGCCAGCCATTCGTTGCAGGCCGACGGCGTGGTCGGGCCGGGAACGATTGCCGAAATGAACATCAGCCCACTGACTCGCCGCGAACAGCTGCGGGTCAACCTTGAGCGTTTCCGCTGGCTGGCCCAGGACATGGAGCCCGACGGCCTGCTGGTCAACGTTGCCGCTGCCGAACTGACCCTGTATCAGGGCGGCCTGCCGGTGTGGCAGACCCGCACCCAGGTCGGTCGCGCCGAACGCCAGACACCATTGCTCAAATCCCGGGTCACTCGCTTGACGCTGAACCCGACCTGGACCGTGCCGCCGACCATCTGGAAGGAGGACAAGCTGCCGGAAATCCGCAAGGACCAGACCTTCCTCAGCCGTCAGAACCTGCAAGTGCTCGACGCCAACGGCCAGCCACTGGCTGCTGCCGACATCGACTGGGACAACCCCGGCAATATCCTTTTGCGCCAGGACGCCGGGCCGCGCAACCCGCTGGGGCAAATGGTCATCCGTTTCCCCAACCCGTTCTCGGTGTACCTGCACGACACACCGAGCAAGGCGCTGTTCGACAAGGGGCCACGGGCGTTCAGTTCCGGTTGTGTGCGGGTCGAGCATCCGATGAAACTGCGCGACTTCCTGCTCAGCCCGGCGGAAAGGGCCCGCACCGACACCTTGCTCGCCACCGGCACCACCCATGAGTTTCGCCTGAGCAATCCGGTGCCGATCCTCATGACTTACTGGACGGCGCAGGTCGACGGGCAGGGCCGGCTGGTGTACGCGCCGGACATCTACAGCCGTGACAGCGCATTGCTGGCGGGGCTCGACCGGGCGCCTTGA